Below is a genomic region from Vicia villosa cultivar HV-30 ecotype Madison, WI unplaced genomic scaffold, Vvil1.0 ctg.000685F_1_1, whole genome shotgun sequence.
TAAAGGTTTTGCATGTATTGCTGATAATAATGACAAGGCAGTAAAAGCAATTTAATTCATGCATTCAATCGCATGGGACTTCAACTCTTGAACAGAAACAATTGTTTAAAGACTAAAAGGACAAGCCCAGAAGTGAAGAGAGTCGTGTGAAAAACATTAAGGTAGGGTCCTAATGTGTTATAGCAACAGACAACAACAAGACTGCAATTTGGGCAATTCATAGACTACAAGCACATGCTCAAGAACAAAAGCACATGGCCCTTACAGGCAATAATGTCACCATCCACCAAATATACATTGAGGAAAATCCCATGGCAGCATACACTTGCACTAATGTAATCTTATACTATTGAGGCAAAGCCAAAGAAAGCAGTTTTTTTTATTAGTATGATATATAGATTTCAATGAAATGTAAACCATGATAAAAAAAAGTTACCAAGAAAGCAACACCTAAAATAGCAAATTAACAGGATTAGTCAACCATGGTTCAACCAACACCTAAAATATCAATGGTGATCTGTATCCTGGAGTTTTCACTAACATGTTACCTACCCTTGTAAGAGAATTTATGATTTGTTAAAGGCATGTCTATTCAACATGTGCGTTGAAAATCCATCTTACCCTATTCTGTTCTAGCAGCATGTTAGATATACCTGAAGATAATGCTGGAAAGCTATATTGAAAATAGCATTCCATTGATATTCAATTGCACAAGTAAAAACAGCATAGCAATTTCATTTTTGCAGTTAGTTAACACTATGAACAACACTACAATGCAAAGTGATGTACTTTATGATGCTCCTAAACATaaacacaaaatccaattaaataatttgacAAAACTCATCTCCGCATACTACAGGAGAAATAAGCATCAATTATTAGTAATTtacaagaaaaagagaaaaatgataaagaaaaCGAAAAAAATTAACACACCTATCATATCATACATACAGATTCAATGAAAAATCATCGGTTGTTCTTGTTATTGCTCTTGTTCCTGTACCATGATTTAGCTTAATATGGATCTGATCTTTTAGGGTCTTGCAAAAACTCCCCAGATCTTACCACGACCAAGTCCATCCGACAATTTCTTTGAACCCGGAACATCCAATTCAACAAGCTTCTGCGTATATACACCAGCACCAGCAGCCACCATTTGTTTCCTACAAGTCTTAGAATGCAAGAGCGAAACCAGAACAGAAACTGGGTATTGCTTATCTAAATTAACCAAAGAAGGGTTCAATAGCTGAACTGTACTAACTATTCCCCTTTCATCCTTCCGAAAAACCCTTCTATTGAAAGGGTGTTGCAGTAACACGGACAACGCCATTGCAGCGGATTCTTTCTCCTCCGCGCCTTTCCCATCTAACATCTTAATCAAAAAAGGAACACACCCACATTCCCCCATTTCCTTTCTGGTTTTGTTTCCACCATTCAAACCCATTGCATAAACCGCTTTCGCAGCCGCTATCCTCACCGTCAGAACTTCACAATTCAACACTCCCATCACCCTCCCAATAAACCCTTCTGCAACAAGAACCTCCCCAATCGGACCCGTCAACGCCAAATACCTCAACATTTCAACACCAACTTCAAGACTCTGAATCATCGGAGCCGAATCCCAAAAATTCTTCAAACACTCAATCCCACCTTCCTTATAAGCCAAAACCCTCATCCCCTCATCCTCCGAAATCAAATTCGCCACACAACCAATCGCATTCTCTTGCGCCAATATCGTCCCAGAAGAAGCCAACCCTAACAAAACACCAACCGCATTCTCCTCCGCAAAATTCTCTCTAATCTCATTAAATTTCGCCAAATTCCTCAAAACCGCCGCCGCCGAAGCTTGCGAACCAGGCGTCCCACCCTGACAAATCCCTAACAGAGACGAAATCCCACCTCTAGATCCAATCGCTCTCGCATTATCTCTAGTAAAACTCAACGCCTGAAGCGCAATACAAGCTTTCTCTATAGCTAAACCACTTCCAGAATCCAAAACCCTAAGCAAATGATTCAACAGCAACAACCCCTCCGCAAGTAGATTATTCTTCCCACTATCCACTGTCGAGACTTTAGAAATAGCAGCGACGGTTTTCTCCTTCATATCAGAGGAGGAGTCCAGTAAACGAACGAGCACCGGAACTACACCCTGCGCGACGGCTATAGTAACATTTTTATCGTCTTCGTGGAGTAAGGAGAGAAGTGAATCAATCGCGGCGGCTCTTGAGTCAGTGGACCCGATTTGCAACCGTGCGATGAGGTTTCTGGAAAGAGATCGAACGGCTTCACGTTTGGAGAAAGCGGGGGTTTCGAGGAGGAGGCCGCTGCGGAAGAGGACGTCGCAGTCGTTGAGGTGGCGGTGGAGGGTGGCGATGAGGGAGTCGAGGTGGCTTTGGGTTTGGAGTTTTCCGAGAGGTAAATCGGAGGGGGATTGGCAGTGGTGAGAGAGTGAAACGGCGTCGTGGAGGGTTTGGGTGATGGAGTGGAGGAGGTGGAGGGAGAGGGGGTTGGTGGTGGAGGAAGTGGAATATTCGGTGGAGAAATCGGTGAGGTGGGTTTGGAGGGAGGTGAGTTTGAGTCGGGCGATTGACCATTTGGATTTTAAGTGATGGACGGTGGGGATTTCTTGGTGGAGAAGGGAGTTGGTTAGAGTGAGGCAAATTGTTATTGGGTCTGAGTCTGTTGATTCCTTCATGCTTTTTTTTCTCTGCTTCAGTtgctgagagagagaagagaaataaaaaatgaaCTACTCTGGTGTGGTTAGTGTTCTGTAGAGGAATTGGAATCAGAGACAAACGGTTTGAGTAGGTTGTTGAATGTAGGAGTTAGGAGGGTGTGGGATTGCGATTGgaggagagagatagagagaagtGTAGAGTGAGACCCGACCCAGCCTTGCTGACAGCAATAACCAATAAGGGAGGTTACGCAGCATAATGCAACGATTTGGAGCGTGGCACACACTCGCGTTTGGGACTTCATTCCCGCTGGCTAGCGCCACTCAACTTTCTCGGTTTCTCCTTAGCGCCATGTCGGCAATTTATGTGGTCAACGGCGGATATTTTGCatgttactccctccgtctcaaaataagtgtcttatttgagttttgcgcggttcttaagaaaataattagatgtattgattttaatgataaaattaatgtcatttactaaagtacccttatttattatatatagtggagttgttgaaaaacgtgaaagttaatatataggggtatagtagtggaaaaaaataataaatattgcattggtattctaaaaggacatttattttgagacatagaaaaagtgcaaatgagagacttattatgagacggagggagtattactaAAGGAGTTCTTAAATATATACTAGTTTCTTCTTTGGACAAATTATAGAAAATATTGGATTAAATTTGCTGATAACCAGAATTGTTTTATATATACTGTATTTGTCTTATGAAAGTTAACTTGGATAATATTTTTATaggaatatttattattaatagaataaaataattatagATATATTAAAAGTTCATCAATATTTTTTAGGTTGGATATACTAATTGATAA
It encodes:
- the LOC131630475 gene encoding vacuolar protein 8-like gives rise to the protein MKESTDSDPITICLTLTNSLLHQEIPTVHHLKSKWSIARLKLTSLQTHLTDFSTEYSTSSTTNPLSLHLLHSITQTLHDAVSLSHHCQSPSDLPLGKLQTQSHLDSLIATLHRHLNDCDVLFRSGLLLETPAFSKREAVRSLSRNLIARLQIGSTDSRAAAIDSLLSLLHEDDKNVTIAVAQGVVPVLVRLLDSSSDMKEKTVAAISKVSTVDSGKNNLLAEGLLLLNHLLRVLDSGSGLAIEKACIALQALSFTRDNARAIGSRGGISSLLGICQGGTPGSQASAAAVLRNLAKFNEIRENFAEENAVGVLLGLASSGTILAQENAIGCVANLISEDEGMRVLAYKEGGIECLKNFWDSAPMIQSLEVGVEMLRYLALTGPIGEVLVAEGFIGRVMGVLNCEVLTVRIAAAKAVYAMGLNGGNKTRKEMGECGCVPFLIKMLDGKGAEEKESAAMALSVLLQHPFNRRVFRKDERGIVSTVQLLNPSLVNLDKQYPVSVLVSLLHSKTCRKQMVAAGAGVYTQKLVELDVPGSKKLSDGLGRGKIWGVFARP